A single window of Marinobacter sp. LA51 DNA harbors:
- a CDS encoding competence protein CoiA family protein, with protein MGHGGMLSARDRATGEVRIISEVVSGEACHCQCAQCGAILVARKGKIRAHHFAHKSGSDSQMQACQETALHNAAKRLLAPSP; from the coding sequence ATGGGGCACGGAGGCATGTTATCCGCCCGGGATCGGGCTACCGGTGAGGTCCGAATCATTTCAGAGGTTGTCAGTGGCGAGGCGTGTCACTGCCAGTGCGCCCAATGCGGCGCGATACTGGTTGCGCGCAAGGGTAAGATCAGGGCCCACCATTTCGCACACAAGAGCGGATCGGACAGTCAAATGCAGGCTTGTCAGGAGACCGCGTTGCACAATGCCGCCAAGCGGCTACTGGCCCCATCACCTTGA
- a CDS encoding IS3 family transposase (programmed frameshift), which translates to MKKRFSDEQIISILKEAEAGLAVKELCRKYNISDATFYTWRKKFGGMEVSEARRLKTVEDENARLKKLLAESLLDNEALKAALNRKLLTVENKREAVRAMQEQTPISQRRACFLVGLSRAWFHYRSTVAAGDNLLSERITELAHERRRFGYRRVHQLLRREGTDVNHKKVYRLYREAGLAVPKRKRRKGIAMERQPLVLPEAPNQTWSMDFVMDSLACGRRIKCLTIVDDFTKECLDIPVANGISGDQVARTLDAIAAFRGYPQAVRTDQGPEFTSKALDQWAYDNRVELKLIQPGKPTQNGFIESFNGRFRDECLNEHWFRDLAHAREIIGNWRRDYNENRPHSALSYQTPLEFAAGYRTTGKGSKLTDITKQ; encoded by the exons ATGAAAAAGCGATTTTCAGACGAGCAGATCATCAGCATTTTGAAGGAAGCCGAAGCAGGCCTGGCGGTGAAGGAGCTGTGCCGCAAGTACAACATTTCTGACGCCACCTTCTACACCTGGCGCAAGAAGTTTGGTGGCATGGAGGTTTCAGAGGCGCGCCGGTTGAAGACGGTCGAAGATGAGAACGCCAGGCTCAAGAAACTGCTGGCTGAGTCTCTTCTGGATAACGAAGCCCTGAAGGCGGCCCTCAACCGAAAGT TACTGACCGTCGAGAACAAGCGCGAGGCCGTGCGGGCTATGCAGGAGCAAACGCCGATTTCACAACGCAGGGCCTGTTTTCTCGTCGGGTTATCCCGCGCTTGGTTTCACTACCGCTCCACCGTTGCCGCTGGTGACAATCTGCTCAGCGAGCGCATTACGGAACTGGCCCATGAGCGTCGTCGGTTTGGTTACCGACGGGTTCATCAACTGTTGCGACGGGAAGGCACCGACGTGAATCACAAAAAGGTTTACCGGCTGTATCGGGAGGCTGGACTGGCCGTACCGAAACGCAAGCGCCGCAAGGGTATCGCCATGGAGCGTCAGCCCCTGGTGTTGCCGGAGGCTCCAAACCAGACCTGGTCCATGGATTTCGTTATGGACTCGTTGGCGTGCGGCCGGCGGATAAAGTGCCTGACCATTGTCGATGACTTCACCAAGGAGTGTCTCGACATCCCCGTGGCCAATGGCATCTCTGGTGACCAGGTTGCCCGCACACTGGATGCCATAGCCGCCTTCAGAGGCTATCCTCAGGCTGTCAGGACAGATCAGGGGCCGGAGTTTACCAGTAAGGCTCTGGATCAGTGGGCTTACGATAACCGGGTGGAATTGAAGCTGATCCAGCCTGGGAAGCCGACTCAGAACGGCTTCATCGAAAGCTTCAATGGGCGCTTCCGAGACGAGTGCCTGAATGAGCACTGGTTCCGGGATCTGGCTCATGCCCGCGAGATCATCGGTAACTGGCGACGAGATTATAATGAAAACCGACCCCATTCAGCGTTGAGCTACCAGACACCACTGGAGTTTGCCGCTGGCTACCGGACTACGGGAAAAGGGTCGAAATTAACCGACATTACTAAGCAGTGA